The DNA sequence CATGCAATCGGTAGTCAGAACGCTGACGGGCGAGAGCGCCTTGAACATGCAGGTGACAGGGGGGGCCTTGCCGAATTGGGATTCTATCTTCTCGATGCAATATTCACCGTTCCAAACGACACTGAATGTGGTGCTTTCAATCATCGTGGCGCTGATCGTCGGCTCCATGCAGATGGGGAATGAATGGGGCTATTTGGATATGTTGGACGGTACGCCGCTTTCATCAGGCCATCTGCTCAAACCATTTGAAAATCAGTTGTCCAAGACGCTCGGCGTTCTGGCGCTGCAGGCCGTCTATGTCATTCTATGGTCTGTATTGCTGATCATACCGGGCATCATGAAGCTTTATTCCTTGGCATTATCGAACTTCATTTACTTCGATAATCCGGATATGAAAACGACGGACATCCTGAGACAAAGCGAAGCCTTCATGAAAGGCAAGAAGATGAGACTTTTCCAATTGGATCTGACTTATTTTGTTGTTTACCTGATTCCGGTGGCGTTGTTTATGGGTGTCGGAATAGCTGCGTTCAACATGTATGCCGGAGCGGCAAGGGCTGATTCCGATGCGTTATTGTATCAAGCGTTGTTGCTGGTAGGATTGATGTTGGCTACATTCGCTGTCTTTGGAATCTTGACTTTCATCGTTGAGCCGAGAAGGAAAGCCGCGCGTGCGGTCTTCTATTCGGAAGTCCTGAAGGAAGAAAATCTCATCATCGGCTGATCTACCGATACAATTTCATCAAAATCATCAGAAAAGGAGCGAAATAATGGAACCAAGAATCAAAAGAGAAGCGCCAAGCATCACAACCGATTTGCGCAGTGACACAGTCCAAGTCCCTAGCGTGATCCGGAACTGTTCAGGAATCCGGATTTTTGGAAAGCGAATCAAATCACTGATCTTTACGACAGATATTGCGATAATCCTGAATAACGATGCGGATGCCGTCATCGCGGTTTATCCATTTACCCCGCATCCGGCGGTTATCCAAAGTATTGCCAATGTCTCAACCATTCCGATCCTTTCCGGTGTCGGTGGGGGGACGACCCAAGGCAAACGCAGCGCCAACATCTCCTTGTTTTCTGAGGCGCAGGGTTCCTTGGCTGTCGTCGTCAATGCGCCGACACCGATTGATACCATCAAACAAATCGAAGAAACTGTGGATATTCCGATCGTCTGTACCATCGTAACGGAATATATGGATATTCAGGAACGGCTGGATGCCGGCGTCGATATCCTGAACGTCAGCGGCGGAAAGGATACGCCGTATATCGTTAGCCGTATCCGTGAAAATTTTCCGGATGTTCCGATCATCGCGACAGGCGGACCGACTGATAAAACGATTCTGGATGCAATCAATGCCGGCGCCAATGCCATCAGCTGGACGCCGCCTTCCAATGGGGAACTGTTCCGACGCAAGATGGATAAGTACCGCAACAAAGAGCGCGAAAAGTTTATGCAAGAGCACCAAGGCATGACGATCGAAGAAGTCGAAGATCTGGAAGAGCACAGAGATTAACCTATTGAAAAACGCGCAAGCAGCTGCCGGGACTGTCCCGGCAGCTGCTTGCGCGTTTTTTCGGTATGAAACTTTGTTAGGTCAAAATAATACTACAGATCGGAAATCATGCCGCCGTCGACGACGAATTGCGAGCCGGTCGAATAGCTTGAATCATCGGATGCCAGGTAGATGACCAGATTGGAAACTTCTTCCGGTTTTGCGGTCCTCCTCAAAGGAATGTCCTTTTCCAATTGCTTGATGTATTCATAGACGTCACCCTGTTCAGCCATCGGCGTTTCGATGATGCCCGGGTGGACGGAATTCACGCGGATATTGAATTGGCCAAGCTCAGTAGCTGCTCCCTTTGTCATCCCGGTTACGGCGTGCTTCGATGCGCTGTAGGCGATGGCGGTAGGTGCACTCACAAGGCCGTCGACTGATGAAATGTTGACGATCGATCCGACACCGGCTTTTTTCATGGAAGGCACGACAGCTTTCATACCCAGGAACACGCCCAGTTCATCGATTTCAAAAGTCAAACGGAAATCAGCTTCCGTCAGTTGGTCCAATGTCTTGAAGATGCCGACACCGGCATTGTTGATGAGTACCGTAACCGGTCCGAATTTTTCCTCGGTCTGCGCAATGACTTCTTCCCAATTTTCTGATTTTGACACATCGAGCTTCATGAAGACGGCATTTTCGCCGATTTCTTCAGCCAAAGTTTTTCCGGCTGCTTCATTGATGTCGGTCACCACCACTTTGGCGCCTTCCTCCGCAAATTTGCGGGCGTGCATGGCACCCATTCCTTGCGCTGCACCTGTGATGATCGCTACCTTGTTCTGTAATTTTCCCATTCGTATCGCTCCTTTGGATTCGATTATTGCCGCTCCCTAATTGTTGGGGATAACTTGTATAGGCTTACATTAATGGTATTCCTATAACGGGTCGGAATCAATATTGTTGCAGCATATTTATCTATTCACAAATGAAGTGATTCCATAAAAGTCGTGAACAGGTTAAAAATATGCATTATTAACGCGCGTTTTGGCTGGTTCAAACATTTGAACAGAAAATGAACAAGCGTTTCAAAGGCTTGGAATAGAATTTTTTTATCAATATGCTCGTAATTGGGGAGGGTGATGCGGAACTTGTCTGGATTCAGATGCATCAGTCGATCAACATGGACGGACTAAGGCAGTCTTTTCTCAGGTGTAATTTTTTTAAAATATCCGTCAATACTATATAATAAGCTTAAGAAAGAAATCGATTTTCGGATTGCGGCAGATTTCTGGACGGTTGGCATCGCTGGAGCTGTCAATGCGAAAAATAGAATATTGGAGGAATTCCTATGAAATGGAAGGGTGGAAGGAGAAGCTCAAACGTTGAGGACCGACGCGGCAGTGGCGGCTTTTCGACGGGTGGCGGCGGTCTGGGCGTGAGCGGCATGGCAGGCGGCGGGATTTTTGGGATCATCATCATGATCATCATTGCCCTGTTCGGAGGCGGTGACCTGTTCGGAGGCGGCGGCAGCACGCCGACTGAAACGCCACAGACAGGCATCACCGAAACCAGCAACAAGACTGAGGACGAGATGGCTGAATTTGTATCCGTCGTATTGGCCTACACAGAAGATGTCTGGACCCAGGAATTTGCGAACAACAACATGGAATATGTAGAGCCGACGCTTGTGCTGTTCAGCGGACAGGTGCAATCAGCCTGTGGTGTGGCGGGTTCCCAAGTCGGGCCTTTCTATTGCCCTGCTGACCAAAAGGTGTACATTGATCTAAGTTTCTATGATACGCTTTCGCAGGAATACGGAGCGTCCGGCGATTTTGCGATGGCCTACGTCATCGCTCACGAGGTTGGGCATCATGTCCAGAACTTGTTGGGCATCATGGATCAGGTGCAAAGCGCCCGTAATCAACTCAGCGAAACGGATTACAACGAACTGAATGTGCGTTTGGAACTGCAGGCCGATTACCTGGCCGGTGTCTGGGCAAACTATGTTCGGGACCAGGACCTCCTGGAGGAAGGTGACTTTGAGGAAGCCTTACAAGCAGCACATGCTGTAGGGGATGACACCCTGCAGAAGGAGTACCAAGGCTATGTCGTACCCGACAGCTTTACGCACGGTACCTCCGAGCAACGCATGCGCTGGTTCACGAAAGGCTTCGAAATCGGCAACCTGAGCGGCGGAGATACGTTCAATATCCCTTATGATGAACTGTGATGAATTTGGTTGAGCCTGCCGCGCTGCGGCGGGCTTTTTTTGGAGATCAGGACACCCCTTTGGCAAGTGGGAGGCCAAAAATAACCGGTCCCTGATCCGATTGACACAAGCATCCGTAAGGATTATAATGTAACCAACACATGAATGGTTATTCATATGTAATGCGGAATCATTCCGTTTTCGGATAAATTATAGGAATGCTCAGGAGGGGTAAAGATGTCTGAGAAAGTAAAGCAGGTTGAATGGTATTTGGACGAATTGGATTGTGCCAATTGTGCCAGCAAAGTTGAGACCGGCATCGCGAAAATAGAAGGGATCCTTGAAAGCAATGTGAACTTCATGACGAAGACATTGCGGATCGAAATCGAAGAGGATCAAGAGAACGATATTTTGCCGAAAGTGAAACAAAAACTCAGTGTACTGGAACCGGATATCCATCCGACTCTGAAAAAAAGCGGTGCACCGATCGGAACAAACGGATTGCCGATAGTTGCGGCCCGATCGGCTGAAGCGACATCCGCCGAAAAGCTCCACGACCCTCATGACCATCACGGCCATGAGGCCAATGTTGCTGAAGGCCATACCCACGAACATAGCCATGGTCATAGTCATGCGCACGGCGAAGGGGACAAGGACGAAATCCGGAAAGCCGTCATCCGCCTAGTCATCGGCTTTGGAATCTTGCTGGCGGCGATTTTCGCCCCGGTCAGCACAACGGTTTCGCTGGCATTGTATGTGACCGCGTACCTGGTTGCGGGCTATGACATCGTTTGGAGCGCGCTCCTGAACATCAAGAACGGCCAACTATTTGACGAAAATTTCCTGATGACGATCGCCACTCTGAGCGCTTTCTACATCCAGGAGTATCCGGAAGCGGTGGCGGTCATGCTATTTTATCAGTTGGGTGAACTGTTCCAGGACATCGCGGTCGACAAGTCCCGCCGCTCCATCGCCGAGTTGATGGATATCCGGCCTGATTACGCAAACGTGAAAACAGTTTCCGGCATCGAAAAGGTCGCGCCGGAAACCGTCAAAATCGGCGACATCATCCTGATCCGCCCCGGCGAAAAAGTGCCGTTGGACGGGAAAGTCGTGAGCGGAACATCGGCAGTCGACACCTCGGCATTGACGGGAGAATCGGTTCCGCGTGGCGTGAAAGTCGGCGACAGCATCTTGAGCGGTTTCATCAACAAAAACGGCGTCATCGAAGTCGCGGTCGAAAAGCCGTTTGCTGAGTCCACGGTCGTCAAAATCTTGGATCTGGTGCGGAACGCCAGTGGCCGAAAAGCGCCGACGGAAAACTTCATCACCAAATTCGCCCGCTACTACACGCCGGTCGTAGTCATCGCAGCCGTGTTGCTGGCGGTGCTGCCGCCGCTCTTGTTCCCGGGTGAAAGTTTCAATGAATGGCTTTACCGGGCCAGCATTTTTCTGGTCATCTCGTGTCCGTGCGCTTTGGTCGTTTCGATTCCGGTCGGCTTCTTCGGCGGCATCGGCTCGGCCTCGCGCAAAGGCATCCTCGTCAAAGGGAGCAACTTCCTTGAAGGCCTGAATGATGTCAAAACAGTCGTGATGGACAAGACCGGCACCTTGACGGAAGGCAAATTCGCCGTAACCCGGATCGAAACTGCCGGCGAGCTGCCGGAGGAACGTTTGTTGGAACTGGCAGCCTATGCGGAACTGCATTCCAGCCACCCGATTGCCGATTCCATCAAGGAAGCCTACGGGCAAACGATAGCTGAAGACCGGATTGCCACCACAAATGATATCCCGGGTCAGGGACTGCAGGTCGTCGTCGATGGGCAGGAAATCCTGGCGGGCAATGCCAAATTGATGGAGAAATTCGGTATCACCCATGCGCCGTCTCCTGGAACTGGGACGGTTGTGCATATCGCTGTGGATAAACAATATGCGGGATATATCCTAATCACTGACGCCATCAAAGCTGATGCGCAGGCGACGATCGCCGGCTTGAAGGCGAGAGGGATCCGCACTATTATGCTGACCGGGGATTCCCGTGCGGTTGGCGAAGCAGTCGCCAAAGAAATCGGCATCGATGAAGTGCATGCGGAATTGCTTCCGCAGGACAAAGTGACGAAGCTGGAGGAAGTGTTGGCAAGCAAACGAAAAGGCGAAAAAGTCATCTTCGTGGGCGACGGCATCAACGATACGCCGGTGCTGGCCCGGTCCGACATCGGGATCGCGATGGGCGGATTGGGATCCGATGCCGCCATCGAAGCTGCGGATATCGTCATCATGGACGATCAGCCATCCAAGATTTTGACCGCAATCACCGTTGCTGAGGAAACACGCAAAATCGTCTGGCAGAACATCATTTTCGCGATGGCAGTGAAAGGGCTGTTCCTGATTCTCGGCGCGTTCGGCGTCGCCACGATGTGGGAAGCCGTCTTCGCCGATGTCGGCGTGACCGTGCTGGCTGTCCTCAACAGCATCCGTATCCTGAAAAAATAATCGTTAGTATGTGGGGGCCGCCAGCGGCCCCTGTTTTTGTGTGCTCCGGCGCTGGCCGGAGCACAGTGTTGCAAAAGGGCGTCAGCTCCGATGAGCGTTTGTCTCGCCGGAGCTGGATGAAGCCAGAAAGGCTGAACTCCGGGGAAGCTGTCCTCATCGGAGTTGGTGGCTTAACGGCGAGTCTGTCCTCCGGGGAGAGCCCTGTTCACCGGAGTTCACGCAAACCGCGCCGCTGCTGGCGTCCGCGCCTGCCAAAGCGTCCCAAGCGGTTTATCCACACAGCTGTGCTACAATGAAAAAAGAATAAAAAATGAAAAGTGAGTGATGAGATTGGAAAATGGAATCCGCAATTTTGAGTTTCAAAACCCTACAAAAATAGTTTTCGGCAAGGACCAGATCAAGCGCATCAATGATTTGATCCCGCAGGACGCGAAAGTGTTGATTTTGTACGGCGGCGGCAGCGTCAAGAAATTCGGCACCTTCGATCGCGTCGTCGAAGCTTTGGGCAACCGCGAATGGGCTGAATTCGGCGGCATCGAGGCGAACCCGACCTACGAAACGCTGATACAGGCAGTCGACAAGATCAAAGCGGAAGGCTACGATTACCTGATGGCAGTCGGCGGCGGCAGCGTCATCGACGGCGTGAAATTCGTTGCGGCTGCTGCCGTGTTCGATGGCGATCCTGTCGATATGTTCGGCAGCGGCGTAGGCAAAGGCTTGCCGGTCACAAAAGCATTGCCTTTCGGAACGGTATTGACGTTGCCGGCCACGGCATCGGAAATGAACAACAATTCGGTCGTGACTTTTGTGGAAAAGCAAGCGAAGATCAGTTTCGCCAGTCCGCATACTTATCCACAATTTTCCATTCTGGAACCGGAAGCGACCTACACGTTACCGAAACGTCAACTGGCGAACGGCGTCATCGATTCTTTCATTCATGTGATGGAGGCCTATCTGACGTATCCAATCGACGCAAAAGTGCAGGACCGCTGGGCGGAAGGGCTGCTGCAGACATTGATCGAAATCGGCCCGGACGTAGTCGATGAGGATAACCACGACTATGCGACCCGCGCCAATTTCATGTGGACGGCGACGAATGCGCTGAACCGTTTCATTTCCCCGGGGGTGCCGCAGGACTGGGCGACGCATGCATTGGGACATGAAATGACGCTGGCGTTCGGGATCGACCACGCGCGCACGTTGTCGATCGTCCTTCCGGCCATGATGAAAGTCCGCAAGCCCCAGAAATGGGATAAACTGCTGCAGTATGCGGAGCGCGTGTGGGATATCCGCGGCGATTCCGATCTGACTAATGATGAAGAAAAAATCGATCTGGCGATCAAAAAGACCGAAGACTTCTTCGCCAGCCTTGGCGCACCGATCCGCTTCTCGGACGTCGGACTGGATGAAACCGACATTCCCCGTCTTGTGGAAGCGCTAGTCCGCCACAAGAAAGAGAACATTTCCGAGCGCGGCGACTTCACTAGCGAAGACGCAAGAGCTGTATATACAGCTGCGCTTTAAAATTATGCTTATCTTGCATCGAACTCCCTTTAACCGGGGAGTTTTTTTTGTGCATTTTACTTAGGTTAATTTAATAATTTTTAAAACTAACATAGTGACACTCTATAATCTATGGTAATATTGAAGAAAGAGAGCATCGGAGCGAACAGGAAGGAAGGGTTGCCATTTGGAAAATAACCAGAGCATTTTCGAGACAATCTGCCGGCTGCGGGAAGAACAGCCCGGTCTGCCTTATCGGTTCCAGGATGAACGGACGGCTGGGCAAAAGGACGTCCTTTATGTCCTTGCATCCGAAGGAATCCCGTTTTGGCGGAAAGAGGATTTGGCGAAGGAGTGCTGCAACATTCTGAAGGACCTCGTCAACAAAGAAGAGACAATCCTGACAGATCCTGTCCTGCGCCATTTTCTGGAGCACTATCCGATCTGCAGTTACTTCATTGAATTGCGCGAACGGGTGCGGATCACTTTGGAAGCGGAATCAGGGTCGCGGGAACGGTTGTACCATCTTGGCATGCGGCTCGCCCGCAGCGGCACCGATCCGGAACAGGTGAAACTGGGCATCATCCTTTTGGGTTTCTTTCCGTACGATACGACCAAACAGATCATGCGCGTCCTGGGTCACCACAGCGAGTACACCTTGTACGTGCTTGAGAGCATCCAGTACGTTTTCCCCCTGCAGAACAACTTCATCTTCGAATTGGCCAAGCACACAGCCGGCTACGGGAAGCTGGCGGCCTTGTTCCTGCTGAAGCCGGTGAGGTGGGAACAGCAACACTGGATGATGCATGAGGGCATCAAGAGCGATTTCCTCGCCAATATCTACGCCAATCTCTGCATCCAGAAAACGGACATGCGCGCCTATTTCAAAAAGACGGAGATCACGGCCGCCAATTTCACGGATTTTGCCTATCTGATTTGTTATGCCGACTACAATAATGACAGCGTGACCATCGATGCCCAGCTGGACTTCCTGTATAAGTTCATCGACAAGCGCGACTTTGCGGCAAGCTTCATCGATCTGGGCGCGCTCGTCAGCATCTGGTATCAGGTGGTCGATTATTGGCAACAGGATTACGACTACATCAGTCAAAATGAGACGAAATACCGCCGGACCAAAACCATGTGGGATACCCGCATCGCCCGCTACGAAAAGCTGGTGCATAAAGTCGAAAGTTTCCTGCACCAACCCAAATGGCGCCATATCGTTTATCAGGAAATTTCCGCCCCGAACGAATCGGATAACCTGATCATGAAAGTGCTCGTCTATCTGAACATGCATCCCGATTTCCCGGCTTTCATGGAAGTGTTGGGCCGGCAACCATTGGGATTCAATATGCTCGACTTCTTCCTGAAAATCAATCCTGAGCTCTATTTCGACGATGTCTGCGACTATCTGGAAGCAATCCTGAACCCGGATCTCTATACGCTGCCCTTGGAAACAGATGAGCCGGAAAATCCGAGCGTCACCGATCTGATGCGCGCGGACGAATGGCTGCTGCGCCTGTTCGAGGTGATGAGCGAGAAACGCAAATACAATGAAGCGTGGTGCATCCGCGGCATCCATTATCGCCATGCCGGCGTGCGCAAAAAAGCGGTCCAGGTGCTGCAGCAGCACCGGAAAAAATGGTCCGACCAGGTGGAACGCGAACTCCAGATTGCGCTTCAGCAGGAGCCGAACATCAAACTGAAGCGGCAAATCGACAGACTGCTGCAGCCGGAAAATCTGAAGAACCAAAAAGAAAGCCGTTATCTGAAAGCAAAGCAGCCGCCTTTGAGCCATGCCCATACGGATAAGGAATTGCTGCATACCTATATCGCCGGCACGCAGTTCCATGAGCTGAGCGGAGTCGCCGATTTTCTGAAACCGGGGGACCTGCTCCAGCTCGTCCGCGAGGCCGATAATG is a window from the uncultured Trichococcus sp. genome containing:
- a CDS encoding DUF975 family protein, with protein sequence MLTNKEIRSTAREYLRGNYKMAVINLILITIANSTMQSVVRTLTGESALNMQVTGGALPNWDSIFSMQYSPFQTTLNVVLSIIVALIVGSMQMGNEWGYLDMLDGTPLSSGHLLKPFENQLSKTLGVLALQAVYVILWSVLLIIPGIMKLYSLALSNFIYFDNPDMKTTDILRQSEAFMKGKKMRLFQLDLTYFVVYLIPVALFMGVGIAAFNMYAGAARADSDALLYQALLLVGLMLATFAVFGILTFIVEPRRKAARAVFYSEVLKEENLIIG
- a CDS encoding hydrolase gives rise to the protein MEPRIKREAPSITTDLRSDTVQVPSVIRNCSGIRIFGKRIKSLIFTTDIAIILNNDADAVIAVYPFTPHPAVIQSIANVSTIPILSGVGGGTTQGKRSANISLFSEAQGSLAVVVNAPTPIDTIKQIEETVDIPIVCTIVTEYMDIQERLDAGVDILNVSGGKDTPYIVSRIRENFPDVPIIATGGPTDKTILDAINAGANAISWTPPSNGELFRRKMDKYRNKEREKFMQEHQGMTIEEVEDLEEHRD
- a CDS encoding glucose 1-dehydrogenase → MGKLQNKVAIITGAAQGMGAMHARKFAEEGAKVVVTDINEAAGKTLAEEIGENAVFMKLDVSKSENWEEVIAQTEEKFGPVTVLINNAGVGIFKTLDQLTEADFRLTFEIDELGVFLGMKAVVPSMKKAGVGSIVNISSVDGLVSAPTAIAYSASKHAVTGMTKGAATELGQFNIRVNSVHPGIIETPMAEQGDVYEYIKQLEKDIPLRRTAKPEEVSNLVIYLASDDSSYSTGSQFVVDGGMISDL
- a CDS encoding neutral zinc metallopeptidase translates to MKWKGGRRSSNVEDRRGSGGFSTGGGGLGVSGMAGGGIFGIIIMIIIALFGGGDLFGGGGSTPTETPQTGITETSNKTEDEMAEFVSVVLAYTEDVWTQEFANNNMEYVEPTLVLFSGQVQSACGVAGSQVGPFYCPADQKVYIDLSFYDTLSQEYGASGDFAMAYVIAHEVGHHVQNLLGIMDQVQSARNQLSETDYNELNVRLELQADYLAGVWANYVRDQDLLEEGDFEEALQAAHAVGDDTLQKEYQGYVVPDSFTHGTSEQRMRWFTKGFEIGNLSGGDTFNIPYDEL
- a CDS encoding heavy metal translocating P-type ATPase, with protein sequence MSEKVKQVEWYLDELDCANCASKVETGIAKIEGILESNVNFMTKTLRIEIEEDQENDILPKVKQKLSVLEPDIHPTLKKSGAPIGTNGLPIVAARSAEATSAEKLHDPHDHHGHEANVAEGHTHEHSHGHSHAHGEGDKDEIRKAVIRLVIGFGILLAAIFAPVSTTVSLALYVTAYLVAGYDIVWSALLNIKNGQLFDENFLMTIATLSAFYIQEYPEAVAVMLFYQLGELFQDIAVDKSRRSIAELMDIRPDYANVKTVSGIEKVAPETVKIGDIILIRPGEKVPLDGKVVSGTSAVDTSALTGESVPRGVKVGDSILSGFINKNGVIEVAVEKPFAESTVVKILDLVRNASGRKAPTENFITKFARYYTPVVVIAAVLLAVLPPLLFPGESFNEWLYRASIFLVISCPCALVVSIPVGFFGGIGSASRKGILVKGSNFLEGLNDVKTVVMDKTGTLTEGKFAVTRIETAGELPEERLLELAAYAELHSSHPIADSIKEAYGQTIAEDRIATTNDIPGQGLQVVVDGQEILAGNAKLMEKFGITHAPSPGTGTVVHIAVDKQYAGYILITDAIKADAQATIAGLKARGIRTIMLTGDSRAVGEAVAKEIGIDEVHAELLPQDKVTKLEEVLASKRKGEKVIFVGDGINDTPVLARSDIGIAMGGLGSDAAIEAADIVIMDDQPSKILTAITVAEETRKIVWQNIIFAMAVKGLFLILGAFGVATMWEAVFADVGVTVLAVLNSIRILKK
- a CDS encoding iron-containing alcohol dehydrogenase, coding for MRLENGIRNFEFQNPTKIVFGKDQIKRINDLIPQDAKVLILYGGGSVKKFGTFDRVVEALGNREWAEFGGIEANPTYETLIQAVDKIKAEGYDYLMAVGGGSVIDGVKFVAAAAVFDGDPVDMFGSGVGKGLPVTKALPFGTVLTLPATASEMNNNSVVTFVEKQAKISFASPHTYPQFSILEPEATYTLPKRQLANGVIDSFIHVMEAYLTYPIDAKVQDRWAEGLLQTLIEIGPDVVDEDNHDYATRANFMWTATNALNRFISPGVPQDWATHALGHEMTLAFGIDHARTLSIVLPAMMKVRKPQKWDKLLQYAERVWDIRGDSDLTNDEEKIDLAIKKTEDFFASLGAPIRFSDVGLDETDIPRLVEALVRHKKENISERGDFTSEDARAVYTAAL
- a CDS encoding HIRAN domain-containing protein — encoded protein: MENNQSIFETICRLREEQPGLPYRFQDERTAGQKDVLYVLASEGIPFWRKEDLAKECCNILKDLVNKEETILTDPVLRHFLEHYPICSYFIELRERVRITLEAESGSRERLYHLGMRLARSGTDPEQVKLGIILLGFFPYDTTKQIMRVLGHHSEYTLYVLESIQYVFPLQNNFIFELAKHTAGYGKLAALFLLKPVRWEQQHWMMHEGIKSDFLANIYANLCIQKTDMRAYFKKTEITAANFTDFAYLICYADYNNDSVTIDAQLDFLYKFIDKRDFAASFIDLGALVSIWYQVVDYWQQDYDYISQNETKYRRTKTMWDTRIARYEKLVHKVESFLHQPKWRHIVYQEISAPNESDNLIMKVLVYLNMHPDFPAFMEVLGRQPLGFNMLDFFLKINPELYFDDVCDYLEAILNPDLYTLPLETDEPENPSVTDLMRADEWLLRLFEVMSEKRKYNEAWCIRGIHYRHAGVRKKAVQVLQQHRKKWSDQVERELQIALQQEPNIKLKRQIDRLLQPENLKNQKESRYLKAKQPPLSHAHTDKELLHTYIAGTQFHELSGVADFLKPGDLLQLVREADNAYDANAIAVATQAGYMLGYVPRSENPVLASLLDAEERLYAILESPTVEMERPKITIVLKRTFFQAQPNGQGQGIILPFPPPKKKKYE